From Verrucomicrobiota bacterium, the proteins below share one genomic window:
- a CDS encoding sulfotransferase family 2 domain-containing protein: MKIRKRLFFLHIPKAAGTTFKEVLYKQYPLNQIAWIDGSHHEESVRRLKRLGPDQRNSYRCIMGHLQYGLHTDFEGEFGYVTFLREPVARTVSTYFHILENSPHHVHHRALKSGEVSLEKFVSDRFSDETRNLQVRWISGEPKADHSSLAQAKENIERDFVFAGISEEFDKSVVAFADVVGFEKPLFYSRKNEGVYNQRTLDSRVRKLIEEENALDMELYEWVKAKVDQCDIGSRSDIREKVAAQRAANQRYNQRRARLKNIYYIYEAIIWKRLQRNNPLIVRDI, translated from the coding sequence GTGAAAATAAGAAAACGACTTTTCTTCTTACACATTCCGAAAGCGGCTGGCACTACCTTCAAGGAAGTGCTCTACAAGCAGTATCCATTGAATCAGATTGCATGGATTGACGGTAGTCACCATGAAGAATCGGTCCGTAGGCTAAAGCGTCTTGGTCCAGATCAGCGAAACAGCTATCGGTGTATAATGGGACACCTTCAATATGGCTTGCATACTGACTTCGAGGGTGAGTTTGGTTATGTGACGTTTCTCCGTGAGCCTGTAGCCAGAACAGTTTCGACATATTTTCATATACTTGAGAACTCTCCGCATCACGTCCACCATAGAGCCTTAAAAAGTGGTGAGGTATCATTGGAGAAATTTGTTTCGGATCGGTTTTCTGATGAAACCAGAAATCTGCAAGTTCGTTGGATCAGTGGAGAGCCTAAGGCTGACCACTCGAGTCTCGCTCAAGCGAAGGAAAATATTGAACGAGATTTTGTGTTCGCGGGAATCAGTGAAGAGTTTGACAAATCCGTGGTAGCGTTTGCCGATGTTGTTGGATTCGAGAAGCCACTCTTCTATTCTCGTAAGAACGAAGGCGTCTACAATCAGAGAACTTTGGATTCGAGAGTGAGGAAACTCATTGAAGAAGAAAACGCTCTGGACATGGAGCTCTACGAATGGGTTAAAGCAAAGGTGGATCAGTGTGATATAGGGTCTAGGTCTGATATTCGAGAAAAGGTAGCCGCACAACGGGCTGCCAACCAAAGATACAATCAGCGGCGGGCCCGTTTAAAAAACATCTATTACATTTACGAGGCAATTATTTGGAAGCGCCTCCAACGAAATAATCCTTTAATCGTAAGAGACATCTAG
- a CDS encoding glycosyltransferase, producing MFDVEAGSYMILFGADTLKNKRKGFDLLLEALKKIPESIGGRNVVPVVFGPSCGNDVRESAALRHVGYITDQQLLSHLYSAADVMVTPSRKEAFGLTCLEALSCGTPVVAFKTGGYLDQIKHMDNGWLAEEESVDSLREGISSVLLDEGLRIRMGEQALRTVRSRFTIEREVNGYESLYSELVEGL from the coding sequence ATGTTTGATGTTGAGGCTGGCTCATATATGATTTTGTTCGGAGCGGATACATTGAAAAACAAACGAAAGGGATTCGATCTCCTGCTTGAGGCGCTAAAGAAGATACCTGAGTCAATCGGTGGAAGAAATGTTGTTCCCGTTGTGTTCGGCCCCTCATGCGGTAATGACGTTAGAGAGAGTGCAGCCTTAAGGCATGTTGGGTATATTACGGACCAACAACTTTTGTCACATCTGTATAGTGCCGCGGATGTGATGGTTACACCTTCTCGTAAGGAGGCTTTTGGACTGACCTGTCTTGAAGCGTTGTCGTGCGGCACACCAGTTGTAGCCTTTAAGACTGGCGGCTATTTGGACCAGATCAAACATATGGACAATGGCTGGTTGGCAGAAGAAGAATCGGTGGACTCGCTTCGGGAAGGGATATCGAGCGTTCTTTTGGATGAGGGTTTACGAATTAGAATGGGAGAGCAGGCACTCAGAACTGTCCGTTCAAGGTTCACAATTGAACGTGAGGTAAACGGATATGAATCGCTTTATTCGGAGTTAGTAGAAGGTCTATGA
- a CDS encoding methyltransferase domain-containing protein has translation MMYDYLNIGCGSHAHPEWHNIDMVANAKGVRVYDLRKGLPYAADSMDATYSSHVLEHLSPEAGRTFIDEQFRVLRKEGVIRLVVPDLEQKVRLYLHHLERAKIGEDSGEYDWMLIELYDQFARRVSGGQMRAVLKDRSLPIRDFIRDRMGAQFAHFFEDEMPKDMHTMRYSLPYRKRVFRKIKVLLEGLRKQVAFWLLALLGGKSFVTAFREGLFINGGQLHLWMYDAYSVERLLKDGGFSDVRVCIASESRIPEFDRFELDVIRGKIRKADSLFVEAVK, from the coding sequence ATGATGTATGATTACTTGAATATTGGCTGCGGTTCGCACGCGCATCCGGAGTGGCACAACATCGATATGGTGGCTAATGCGAAGGGGGTGCGTGTATATGATTTGCGTAAGGGATTGCCCTACGCCGCCGACTCAATGGATGCGACCTACAGCTCTCATGTACTAGAGCACCTGAGTCCAGAAGCAGGTCGTACGTTTATTGACGAGCAGTTTCGTGTGCTTCGAAAAGAAGGCGTTATTCGGTTAGTTGTTCCTGATCTTGAGCAGAAAGTAAGACTATATTTACACCATCTTGAGCGAGCAAAGATCGGCGAGGATTCGGGTGAGTATGACTGGATGTTGATTGAGCTTTATGACCAATTCGCAAGGCGGGTAAGTGGCGGTCAAATGCGTGCAGTTCTCAAAGATCGCTCTTTACCAATTCGAGATTTCATTCGAGATCGGATGGGAGCGCAATTTGCCCATTTTTTCGAGGATGAGATGCCGAAAGATATGCACACAATGAGGTATTCGCTACCCTATCGTAAGCGTGTTTTTCGCAAGATTAAGGTCTTGCTGGAAGGGCTCCGTAAGCAAGTAGCGTTTTGGTTGCTGGCTCTTCTTGGCGGTAAGTCTTTCGTGACAGCTTTCAGAGAAGGACTCTTCATCAATGGTGGCCAACTTCATCTATGGATGTATGATGCTTACTCCGTCGAGCGACTTCTAAAGGATGGAGGCTTTTCGGATGTTCGGGTATGCATAGCTAGTGAGAGCCGGATACCTGAATTTGATCGTTTTGAATTGGATGTGATTCGCGGAAAGATCCGAAAAGCTGATTCACTTTTTGTGGAAGCTGTGAAGTAG
- a CDS encoding flippase codes for MESLRLVIAKAKKHQGFRRYLGNTGWLFGGRMLQLVLGLFVSIAVARYLGPSDFGLFNFVLSIVALLAVLGNLGLQALAKRQFVEEPDCRDDILGTCLVLSVSAGLLVYACLLAVASFVTSSNLDFALFSLLGASSLLFGPFKLIEVWFQSQVRSDLAVTATGISLIVFSLVKLGAIYFGASVLEFAYISLVSAISFSCLLIYFYKKHFGSVLRWRFKHTIASDFLKQCWPLILSGLAIAVYMKIDQIMLGTLLGQEAVGYYSVAVKISSVWYFIPAILATSLFPAIMNARKRSRKLYVGRLQQYFDLNAGLSYLICVPLSFAAPLIVDLLFGDEFSDSGPILAVQAWSSLFVFLGVARGEYLVAEKLFKFSFCCTVLGAIINIALNYALIPVHGGLGAAIATLVSYAVSAFLSSAFLRNNDNIFRRQVTSLFAPCLLFKMQKLKINETDK; via the coding sequence ATGGAAAGCCTCAGGTTAGTCATTGCAAAAGCGAAAAAGCACCAAGGCTTCCGACGATATCTTGGAAACACTGGTTGGCTCTTCGGAGGTAGGATGCTCCAGTTGGTTCTCGGGCTATTCGTGTCGATTGCTGTTGCTCGTTATCTTGGTCCATCGGACTTCGGACTCTTTAATTTTGTTCTATCGATTGTAGCCTTGCTTGCGGTTCTCGGAAATCTAGGTCTTCAAGCCTTAGCCAAGCGGCAGTTTGTCGAGGAACCGGATTGTCGCGATGACATTCTCGGCACTTGCTTGGTGCTAAGCGTTTCTGCTGGTCTTCTCGTTTATGCCTGTCTTCTAGCTGTCGCGAGTTTTGTTACTTCCTCAAATCTGGACTTTGCCCTCTTCTCTTTACTAGGTGCAAGCTCGCTGCTCTTTGGGCCCTTTAAGTTAATTGAGGTCTGGTTTCAATCGCAGGTGAGGTCAGATCTCGCTGTTACGGCAACAGGTATCAGCCTGATAGTCTTTTCGTTAGTCAAGTTAGGTGCCATTTATTTCGGGGCCAGTGTACTTGAGTTTGCTTACATCTCGTTGGTGTCAGCTATCTCCTTTTCTTGTCTACTTATCTATTTCTACAAGAAGCATTTCGGTTCGGTCCTTCGATGGCGATTCAAGCATACGATTGCATCAGATTTTCTTAAGCAGTGCTGGCCATTGATTCTCTCCGGTCTCGCGATTGCGGTTTACATGAAAATCGACCAAATCATGTTGGGAACTTTGCTTGGACAGGAAGCGGTGGGCTATTACTCGGTTGCAGTAAAGATTAGCTCAGTTTGGTACTTTATTCCCGCTATTCTGGCTACCTCGCTCTTCCCGGCGATTATGAACGCACGTAAGAGAAGCCGGAAGCTCTACGTTGGTCGCTTGCAGCAGTACTTTGACCTTAACGCTGGCCTCTCTTACTTGATCTGCGTACCCCTTTCTTTCGCCGCTCCGTTGATCGTCGATCTTCTTTTTGGGGATGAATTTAGCGATTCGGGACCCATACTTGCCGTTCAAGCCTGGAGTAGCCTGTTCGTTTTCCTTGGCGTCGCTCGTGGGGAGTATCTCGTCGCAGAGAAGTTGTTTAAGTTTTCATTTTGCTGCACCGTTCTTGGAGCGATCATCAACATTGCATTAAATTATGCGCTGATTCCGGTCCACGGCGGACTCGGTGCGGCAATTGCTACACTTGTCTCCTATGCGGTTTCAGCGTTTCTGAGCTCCGCTTTTCTTAGAAATAATGACAACATCTTTCGTCGGCAGGTCACCTCTTTGTTCGCGCCTTGCTTGCTGTTTAAAATGCAAAAGTTGAAAATCAATGAGACCGATAAGTAG
- a CDS encoding FkbM family methyltransferase, whose translation MRPISRKQLLREKLQPIFRTLKWKRFCRRGFNGLDEKLERHLNFDNGVFLEAGANNGVKQSNTYYLEAIRNWKGILVEPVPDLYKQCLRRRKSSKVYHAALVSNGYADDTIRLSFADLMTVVKDGSASEKHTREGRALQRLDNGYDFDAPAMTLDSVIESSGFRQIDFLSLDLEGYEAEALSGLNLMRNGPRYLLVEVREMSKILDVVGNYYRELEVLTDGGNYKDVLFVKVTPSE comes from the coding sequence ATGAGACCGATAAGTAGGAAACAACTACTCAGAGAAAAACTCCAACCCATTTTCCGGACTCTCAAGTGGAAACGCTTTTGTCGGAGAGGTTTCAACGGTCTCGATGAGAAGCTCGAGCGACATTTGAATTTCGATAACGGTGTCTTTCTGGAGGCAGGGGCAAATAATGGAGTCAAGCAGAGCAACACTTACTATCTAGAGGCAATCAGAAATTGGAAAGGGATTTTGGTGGAACCCGTCCCCGATCTATATAAGCAGTGTCTAAGGAGGCGAAAGTCATCGAAGGTCTATCACGCTGCTTTGGTGAGTAATGGTTATGCGGATGATACGATTCGCCTCTCATTTGCCGACTTGATGACCGTAGTTAAAGATGGGTCTGCTAGTGAAAAACACACTCGGGAGGGGAGGGCGTTACAGCGCTTGGATAATGGATACGATTTCGATGCTCCAGCAATGACATTGGATAGTGTGATTGAGAGTTCTGGTTTTAGGCAGATCGACTTCTTGAGCTTGGATCTAGAAGGCTATGAAGCGGAGGCATTGAGTGGACTAAACCTCATGAGAAATGGACCAAGGTATCTCCTCGTGGAAGTCCGCGAGATGAGTAAGATTCTCGATGTCGTTGGTAACTATTATCGGGAGCTTGAAGTTCTTACAGATGGTGGAAATTACAAAGATGTTCTATTTGTGAAAGTGACTCCAAGTGAGTGA
- a CDS encoding nucleotide-diphospho-sugar transferase — MSESYQCKSPVLFLVFNRPEQTAEVFQSIRNAKPSRLYVAADGPRDGRVGEAERCCRVREIALSVDWNCEVKTLFRGKNLGCGKAVSEGISWFFENEEMGIVLEDDVLVLPRWLAFADELLVRYKDDYRIGSISAQSPNLESRVDQSYWFSSAFLCWGWASWRRVWRDFDFEIADEGKGIRDFTSLHRFYYPFEVRWNRVVERLRNNQVDTWDYRVQLCFFKNKYLSIVPSANAVTNIGFGEDATHTTGSPESLNAATFQFTTLEHPSTVLLRKGLDRRLYKEIQKLSWSHALRSLTAKWIRSFGVKLTR; from the coding sequence GTGAGTGAATCCTATCAGTGTAAATCTCCTGTGCTCTTCTTGGTTTTTAATCGTCCCGAGCAAACGGCCGAAGTCTTTCAGAGTATCCGTAATGCAAAGCCATCGCGACTCTATGTGGCGGCAGACGGTCCCCGCGATGGTCGAGTCGGTGAAGCCGAAAGATGCTGTAGAGTGCGAGAGATAGCCCTATCAGTAGACTGGAACTGTGAGGTTAAGACGCTTTTTCGCGGTAAGAACCTGGGGTGCGGTAAAGCTGTAAGCGAAGGTATTTCTTGGTTTTTTGAGAATGAGGAGATGGGTATTGTGCTCGAAGATGATGTTCTTGTCCTTCCTCGGTGGCTTGCGTTTGCTGATGAACTATTAGTCAGGTATAAGGATGACTATAGGATAGGTTCGATTTCAGCTCAGTCCCCAAATCTGGAAAGTAGGGTTGATCAATCTTACTGGTTTTCCTCGGCGTTTCTTTGTTGGGGATGGGCGTCTTGGAGGCGAGTTTGGAGAGATTTCGATTTTGAGATTGCCGACGAGGGTAAGGGTATAAGAGACTTCACTTCCCTACACCGTTTTTACTACCCATTTGAAGTTCGGTGGAATCGTGTAGTTGAGCGCCTTAGAAACAATCAGGTGGATACCTGGGATTACAGGGTGCAGCTTTGCTTTTTCAAAAACAAGTATCTCTCGATTGTCCCGTCTGCAAATGCAGTGACAAACATAGGTTTTGGCGAAGATGCGACGCATACGACTGGCTCGCCAGAAAGTCTCAATGCGGCGACGTTCCAGTTTACTACACTTGAACACCCGAGCACTGTCCTGTTACGAAAAGGACTGGATCGGAGACTCTATAAAGAAATCCAGAAGCTATCATGGTCTCATGCCCTCAGATCGTTGACAGCGAAGTGGATTCGATCATTTGGGGTAAAGTTAACCAGATAA